One Maribacter cobaltidurans genomic window carries:
- the hemL gene encoding glutamate-1-semialdehyde 2,1-aminomutase — protein MIYKRSSALFAEAKQYIPGGVNSPVRAFKAVGGEPIFVKEAKGAYLYDEDGNRLIDYIASWGPLILGHAYEPVLNAIIDKAKKGTSFGMPTEIETDLAKLAVSMLPNIDKIRFVNSGTEACMSAVRLARGYTGKDKIIKFAGCYHGHSDSFLIQAGSGAVTFGSPNSPGVTQGTAKDTLLAVYNDLESVAQLIKANKGEIAAVIIEPVAGNMGCIIPTDGFIHGLRALCDENDILLIFDEVMTGFRLGRGGAQEALGIKADILCFGKVIGGGLPVGAFAANNEIMGYLAPDGPVYQAGTLSGNPLAMSAGLAMLTELNNNPEIFTSLQEKTAHLHIGLSKALDKKGIPYQINRFGSMISVHFTDEPVMDFATSAKGNNDTFKKYFHGMLDQGIYLPPSAFESYFLNDALCYEDLDATIEAVDNLDLS, from the coding sequence ATGATTTATAAAAGAAGCAGTGCGCTCTTTGCAGAGGCGAAACAATATATTCCAGGCGGTGTAAACTCCCCAGTTAGGGCGTTTAAGGCGGTAGGTGGTGAGCCTATTTTTGTAAAGGAAGCCAAAGGTGCCTATTTATATGATGAGGACGGAAATAGATTGATAGATTATATCGCATCTTGGGGACCCCTAATTTTGGGACATGCCTATGAGCCAGTTTTAAATGCCATTATCGATAAGGCCAAGAAGGGAACGTCCTTTGGAATGCCTACTGAAATTGAGACCGACTTGGCCAAATTGGCCGTTTCCATGTTACCCAATATCGATAAAATCCGATTTGTGAACAGTGGAACTGAGGCTTGTATGAGTGCCGTACGCTTGGCAAGGGGATATACAGGAAAGGATAAAATCATAAAATTCGCTGGATGTTACCATGGGCATTCTGATTCCTTTTTGATTCAGGCAGGTAGCGGGGCGGTAACCTTTGGTAGTCCAAACAGCCCTGGGGTTACCCAAGGCACAGCGAAGGATACCTTGTTGGCCGTTTATAATGATTTGGAAAGTGTTGCACAACTCATAAAAGCTAATAAAGGTGAAATTGCTGCGGTTATCATAGAGCCGGTTGCCGGAAACATGGGCTGTATTATCCCTACCGATGGATTCATCCATGGCCTAAGGGCACTTTGTGATGAAAACGATATCCTTTTGATTTTCGATGAGGTCATGACCGGATTCCGATTAGGAAGGGGAGGTGCTCAGGAGGCTCTGGGCATAAAAGCGGATATTTTATGTTTTGGAAAGGTTATTGGTGGCGGACTTCCCGTAGGAGCCTTTGCCGCTAATAATGAGATTATGGGATATTTGGCACCTGATGGACCGGTATATCAGGCTGGAACTTTAAGTGGTAATCCATTAGCAATGAGCGCCGGGTTGGCCATGTTGACCGAACTCAATAATAATCCGGAGATATTTACCAGCCTTCAGGAGAAAACGGCCCATTTGCACATTGGTCTTTCCAAAGCTCTTGATAAAAAAGGAATTCCGTATCAAATCAACCGATTTGGAAGTATGATTTCAGTTCACTTTACGGATGAACCTGTTATGGACTTTGCTACTTCGGCAAAAGGGAATAATGATACATTTAAGAAGTATTTCCACGGTATGTTGGACCAAGGAATCTATTTGCCGCCATCTGCTTTTGAAAGCTATTTCCTCAATGACGCATTGTGCTACGAAGATTTGGACGCAACTATCGAGGCGGTGGACAATTTGGACCTAAGTTAG
- a CDS encoding DUF1059 domain-containing protein, whose amino-acid sequence MKTMTCRQLGGACEQKFQAENFEEMAELSKKHGTEMFLKGDEPHLKAMENMKSMMQSPEAMQNWFKSKREEFNALPEE is encoded by the coding sequence ATGAAAACCATGACATGCAGACAATTAGGAGGCGCTTGTGAGCAAAAATTCCAAGCTGAAAATTTTGAGGAAATGGCCGAACTGAGCAAAAAACATGGAACAGAAATGTTTCTAAAGGGTGATGAACCACACCTGAAAGCCATGGAAAATATGAAGTCCATGATGCAATCTCCCGAAGCTATGCAAAACTGGTTTAAGAGTAAACGAGAGGAATTTAACGCCCTTCCTGAGGAATAA
- a CDS encoding DUF6090 family protein, translating to MIKFFRKTRQKLLAEKKVGRYLAYALGEIVLVVIGILIALAINNKNQKNIEEKIEQTYLLGLKDEFLTSRSKLTELMTINEQNIEGAKKLLALTNLKDSLPTEQEFSKLLFQTFVSDIAFNPNNSLLNEIINSGNLKNIKNSDLRIMLTNWFATLEDISRQEKDLLLQRENLLDMFRTNQYSLETVFKDAGIYAEMDLAKGEETKSNLGLLSSIEFENKLLMFIVTSHATGDTHYKPLMTYLDNILKTISKELD from the coding sequence ATGATAAAATTCTTTAGAAAAACCAGACAAAAACTATTGGCAGAAAAGAAGGTAGGCCGATATCTGGCCTATGCCTTGGGAGAAATTGTACTTGTGGTCATCGGGATACTTATAGCTCTGGCTATTAACAACAAAAACCAAAAAAACATAGAGGAAAAAATAGAACAGACCTACCTACTAGGCTTAAAAGATGAGTTTTTGACCAGCAGGTCAAAATTAACGGAGCTCATGACCATTAACGAACAGAATATCGAAGGAGCTAAAAAACTATTGGCCTTAACGAATTTGAAGGACTCACTTCCTACCGAACAGGAATTTTCCAAACTTTTGTTCCAAACATTTGTTTCGGACATTGCCTTTAACCCTAACAACTCCCTGCTAAACGAAATTATCAACTCTGGAAATCTAAAAAATATTAAGAATAGCGACCTAAGAATTATGCTTACCAATTGGTTTGCTACCCTTGAGGATATTTCCAGGCAAGAAAAAGACCTATTGCTACAGCGGGAAAATTTGTTGGATATGTTCAGGACCAACCAATATAGTCTGGAGACCGTTTTTAAGGACGCCGGTATTTATGCTGAAATGGATTTGGCCAAAGGAGAGGAAACAAAATCCAACCTCGGTTTATTGTCCTCTATAGAGTTTGAAAACAAACTCCTGATGTTTATAGTTACCAGTCATGCCACCGGAGATACCCACTATAAACCCTTAATGACCTATTTGGATAACATATTGAAGACTATTTCCAAAGAATTGGACTAA
- a CDS encoding adenylate/guanylate cyclase domain-containing protein — translation MLSYKTKRKFRKILSFGIIWTLLGWLFLFIEQTAIIDAKASQQEAIEVTPKIFLFASLSVFLVGMFVGYLELTFLNKLFINKPFYKKVLFKLFFYLILFSLIMLVLYPIASSIQLGMPLFSATIWQRYIDFLSSTVHVSTLVQLSASLFISLIYTEISDNLGHGVLQNFIIGKYHKPKEEHRIFLFTDMKDSTAIAEKLGTKKYFSFLRDYYDCLEDPIIKFGGDVYQYIGDEIVITWEYKTGIKKNNCLHTFFEMKHALEKNAEFFLETYGYIPSFKGGMHYGVVTTGEIGALKKEIVFSGDILNTTARIQGACSTYNTDLLLSQALAKRLDFDKGFDFSEIGEVSLKGKNESLTLVKVHKINPK, via the coding sequence TTGCTTTCCTATAAAACCAAACGAAAATTTAGAAAAATTCTATCATTTGGTATTATTTGGACCCTATTGGGGTGGTTATTTCTATTTATTGAGCAAACTGCAATTATTGATGCCAAGGCTTCGCAACAAGAAGCTATTGAGGTAACACCGAAAATTTTTTTATTTGCTAGTTTGTCCGTTTTCTTGGTCGGGATGTTCGTCGGGTATCTGGAACTGACCTTTCTGAACAAACTATTTATTAATAAACCCTTCTACAAAAAGGTCTTGTTCAAGCTATTTTTTTACCTGATATTATTCTCCCTGATCATGTTGGTATTATACCCCATTGCGTCCAGTATACAGCTTGGTATGCCTTTATTTTCAGCTACGATTTGGCAACGCTATATCGATTTCCTATCCAGCACGGTGCATGTAAGTACTTTGGTCCAACTATCGGCCTCCTTATTTATTTCTTTAATATATACAGAGATAAGTGACAACTTGGGGCATGGCGTATTGCAAAATTTCATTATAGGAAAATATCATAAGCCAAAGGAAGAGCATCGCATATTTTTGTTTACGGATATGAAGGACTCCACCGCCATTGCCGAAAAATTGGGAACAAAAAAATACTTTTCCTTCTTAAGGGACTATTATGATTGCCTGGAAGACCCCATTATAAAATTTGGCGGGGATGTGTATCAGTATATTGGTGATGAAATCGTAATTACTTGGGAATATAAAACGGGAATCAAGAAAAACAACTGTCTTCATACTTTCTTTGAAATGAAACATGCTCTAGAGAAAAATGCCGAATTCTTTCTTGAAACTTATGGTTATATACCAAGTTTTAAGGGAGGTATGCACTATGGGGTAGTAACCACCGGGGAAATAGGGGCCTTAAAAAAGGAAATTGTTTTTTCCGGGGATATTTTGAATACAACGGCAAGGATACAAGGTGCCTGTAGTACCTATAATACGGATTTATTACTTTCCCAGGCATTGGCCAAACGTCTTGATTTTGATAAAGGCTTTGATTTTTCCGAAATTGGGGAAGTTTCCTTAAAAGGAAAAAATGAATCCTTAACCTTGGTCAAGGTCCATAAAATTAATCCGAAGTAA
- a CDS encoding NAD(P)-dependent alcohol dehydrogenase — translation MKAIICQKYGPPEVLKIVTLPKPIPKDKEVLVKIMATAINSADVRIRGLKVKGIMKLVMRLVIGFNKPRKSILGTVFSGRIEAVGGKVTRFKVGDKVFGMTGLKFGTNAEYITINENKPVVTAPKNATFEESAAIIFGGQSAIYFLEKSGIAKKPNVKVLIYGATGSVGTAAVQIAQSHNADITAVSSTRGTALMEKLGVNKVLFYDQGEFEEHTPKYDIVFDAVGKASKKKCTSLLEKDGIFKTVEGMEVASESISQLEKLKELFETERYHAIIDKVFPMDQVVEAHRYVDQGRKKGNVVLRIG, via the coding sequence ATGAAAGCAATAATTTGCCAAAAATATGGACCCCCAGAGGTATTAAAAATAGTGACCTTACCCAAGCCCATTCCAAAGGACAAGGAAGTTCTGGTCAAAATAATGGCCACTGCCATCAATTCAGCAGATGTAAGGATACGAGGACTCAAGGTGAAGGGGATTATGAAACTGGTCATGCGACTGGTCATTGGTTTCAACAAACCCCGTAAATCCATTTTGGGAACCGTTTTTTCAGGTAGGATTGAAGCGGTTGGCGGTAAGGTCACCCGTTTTAAGGTGGGCGACAAGGTTTTTGGAATGACCGGCCTTAAATTTGGCACGAATGCCGAGTATATTACTATCAATGAAAATAAGCCTGTGGTTACCGCTCCAAAGAACGCCACTTTTGAGGAGTCGGCAGCCATTATTTTTGGTGGACAGTCCGCCATTTATTTTTTGGAGAAATCAGGGATTGCAAAGAAACCGAATGTAAAAGTCCTTATTTATGGGGCTACTGGCTCCGTAGGAACAGCGGCCGTTCAAATTGCACAATCTCACAATGCGGATATTACCGCCGTGTCCAGCACCCGGGGTACAGCACTCATGGAAAAATTGGGCGTGAACAAAGTGCTTTTCTACGACCAAGGGGAGTTCGAGGAACATACCCCCAAATACGATATTGTTTTTGATGCCGTAGGAAAGGCTTCAAAGAAAAAGTGCACCTCCTTGTTGGAAAAGGATGGGATTTTCAAGACCGTTGAAGGTATGGAAGTTGCTTCAGAGTCCATAAGCCAACTGGAGAAACTTAAGGAGCTATTTGAAACGGAACGGTACCATGCTATTATAGACAAAGTATTTCCCATGGACCAAGTTGTGGAAGCCCATCGTTATGTGGACCAAGGTCGCAAAAAGGGCAATGTTGTGCTGCGAATAGGGTGA
- a CDS encoding zinc-dependent metalloprotease, whose translation MTSKFFLNLVVILFVTLNSSAQTKTSKTDGLNDTAYFKLPKKFVDKPLLVINRITGYPNKLFYYGSSGMDVDYSVIVKFEIDNNQLKVTQQQYQNNVDKDDVIKTSVRKNHFNPTICYIPILSIGEKTIKINTDVFKNDIKVFSPIDDETIDKYGLEPLSNNSIVIGNIRLSKNSLLVSRTLNFTSQKSPEKHYSPNISVEQLLAFRILPENPMVRRKWDPRVGNFYLSTTKYDSDNVFIKEESFIERWALEPENKADYFNGILTKPKQPIVFYFDENVPQKWKKYVKQGILNWLPVFEKIGFKDAIEVHDKPKNAKWDNYDPNYNMIRWVSSEIKDAQGNYISDPRTGEILNGTLTLYQNYFTAINDDYFVATAAVNPVVRQAVLPDSIFGELLRSTMTHEMGHALNLGHNMIASSAYPTDSLRSSHFVQKNSFSASIMDYANYNYVAQPEDMPIPLYSEIGPYDYWAIEYAYKYTRPLNDKSKMESVYPNEEMDKYLQDEKRQYMEQEYGIRMDPTNNTGDLGDNPILSGEYGLKNLKRVMPHIVEWSLPEDADPSILLSRYDEVIKQVDLYFSKVIKLIGGKKNRLTSGMEYVTEPIDDQTTMDAMNFIARNAFTKMDWLYNPEIEKFSEENLYVNGVEKIQTDGIKRILNKDRLLRLIDYDTKNNTETTTRILRKMSDVLLVESTFENIPLNVQKAYLDRVNELIEQTTDTPILNYVLKGELDYIHKAITTKTQKEDNPLVKGFYTNFIK comes from the coding sequence ATGACAAGTAAATTTTTCCTGAATCTTGTGGTGATCTTATTCGTCACTCTCAATAGTTCAGCTCAAACCAAAACATCTAAAACAGATGGCCTTAATGATACTGCATATTTCAAACTTCCAAAAAAATTTGTAGATAAGCCTTTATTGGTCATAAATAGAATTACAGGATATCCCAACAAGTTATTTTACTACGGAAGTTCCGGGATGGACGTTGACTATTCCGTGATTGTAAAATTTGAAATCGACAATAATCAATTAAAAGTAACACAGCAACAATATCAAAATAATGTAGATAAGGATGATGTTATCAAAACATCTGTACGAAAAAATCATTTCAATCCTACAATTTGTTACATCCCAATACTATCTATAGGTGAAAAAACTATAAAAATCAACACTGATGTTTTTAAAAATGACATCAAAGTATTTTCTCCCATAGACGATGAAACGATTGACAAATATGGACTAGAACCATTATCCAATAATAGTATTGTGATTGGGAATATACGATTAAGTAAGAATAGCCTGTTGGTTTCAAGAACTTTGAATTTCACCTCTCAAAAATCACCCGAAAAGCATTATTCCCCTAATATTTCGGTGGAACAGTTATTGGCGTTTAGAATTCTGCCGGAAAACCCCATGGTGAGGAGAAAATGGGACCCACGTGTTGGGAATTTTTATCTTTCTACCACAAAATACGACAGTGATAATGTATTTATAAAAGAAGAATCCTTTATAGAGAGATGGGCTTTGGAACCCGAAAATAAAGCCGATTATTTTAACGGAATTCTAACCAAACCCAAACAACCCATCGTTTTTTATTTTGATGAAAATGTACCACAAAAGTGGAAAAAATACGTGAAGCAGGGAATTTTAAACTGGCTCCCTGTTTTTGAAAAAATTGGGTTTAAAGACGCCATTGAAGTACATGACAAGCCAAAAAACGCCAAATGGGATAATTATGACCCGAATTACAATATGATTCGTTGGGTTTCTTCTGAAATTAAAGATGCGCAAGGAAATTATATTTCAGACCCAAGAACGGGAGAAATTCTAAACGGCACATTAACATTGTATCAAAATTATTTTACTGCGATTAATGACGATTACTTTGTGGCAACTGCGGCAGTAAATCCTGTGGTTAGACAAGCTGTTTTGCCCGATTCTATTTTTGGAGAACTTTTAAGATCGACCATGACTCACGAAATGGGACATGCATTGAACCTTGGTCATAATATGATTGCGTCTTCGGCGTATCCAACCGATTCTTTGCGTTCAAGTCATTTTGTTCAAAAGAATTCATTTTCTGCCTCTATCATGGATTATGCAAATTACAATTACGTTGCACAACCGGAAGATATGCCGATACCGTTATACAGTGAAATTGGACCTTATGATTATTGGGCCATTGAATATGCATACAAATATACTCGTCCATTAAATGATAAATCGAAAATGGAAAGCGTTTACCCAAATGAGGAAATGGATAAATACTTGCAGGATGAAAAACGTCAATACATGGAGCAGGAATATGGCATAAGAATGGATCCAACCAACAACACGGGCGACTTAGGGGACAACCCAATACTTTCCGGAGAATATGGATTGAAAAATTTAAAACGAGTCATGCCGCATATCGTAGAATGGTCACTTCCAGAAGATGCAGATCCGTCTATTTTACTTAGCCGTTACGACGAGGTAATAAAACAAGTCGATTTATACTTTAGTAAAGTAATCAAGTTGATTGGAGGTAAAAAGAACAGATTAACAAGTGGAATGGAGTATGTGACCGAGCCAATAGATGATCAAACCACTATGGATGCCATGAATTTTATTGCCAGAAATGCATTCACCAAAATGGATTGGTTATACAATCCAGAGATAGAAAAGTTTAGTGAAGAAAATCTCTATGTTAATGGTGTTGAAAAAATTCAAACAGATGGCATTAAGCGAATCCTAAATAAAGACAGATTATTGCGTTTAATTGATTATGACACAAAAAACAACACAGAAACAACTACAAGAATTCTTAGAAAAATGAGTGATGTACTCCTTGTAGAAAGTACCTTTGAGAATATTCCATTGAATGTGCAAAAAGCGTATTTAGATAGGGTCAATGAACTTATTGAGCAAACTACAGACACACCTATTTTAAATTATGTATTAAAAGGTGAGTTGGACTACATACATAAAGCAATAACAACTAAAACTCAAAAGGAAGATAACCCCCTGGTAAAAGGGTTTTACACAAATTTTATCAAATAA
- a CDS encoding DUF5694 domain-containing protein: MRKLILGITFLTVLISCKQESDKTDDKIPKQTHINPIEDPNKFMGRHKAKAMVLGVFHFNNPGLDSYKSKYDFNILEDKRQKELDVLLDKMVKYKPTKILVESSRIEADSILNNRFKKYINGNFNIEDKKNEVYQIAFKLAKKLGHKKVYASDASSDWFGVQLDWDNYDEDAYLKELGQFEKAKRYDYESFYTLYDSLKTTQSLTQHLISVNNLENRLKDHQAYLTETIIIGAGDNYLGADSVGKWYRRNLRIFANAYDMTDFDTEERLLLVYGSGHVWQLSQLFKDSPDFEYVEANEYLAK, encoded by the coding sequence ATGAGAAAACTGATTTTAGGTATTACATTCCTAACTGTTTTAATTTCCTGCAAACAAGAATCTGATAAAACAGATGATAAAATTCCAAAACAAACTCATATTAATCCTATTGAAGACCCAAATAAATTCATGGGAAGACACAAAGCAAAAGCTATGGTTTTGGGTGTTTTTCATTTTAACAACCCAGGTTTGGATAGCTATAAAAGTAAATATGATTTTAATATTTTAGAAGATAAAAGACAAAAGGAATTGGACGTTCTATTAGACAAGATGGTAAAATACAAACCAACTAAAATACTTGTAGAATCTAGCAGGATTGAAGCGGACAGTATTCTGAATAACCGATTTAAAAAATATATTAATGGAAATTTCAATATTGAAGATAAGAAGAACGAAGTTTACCAAATAGCCTTTAAACTCGCAAAGAAGCTTGGACATAAAAAAGTTTATGCTTCCGATGCTTCTTCCGATTGGTTTGGAGTTCAATTGGATTGGGATAACTACGACGAAGATGCTTACCTAAAAGAACTCGGACAATTTGAGAAGGCAAAGCGTTACGATTATGAATCTTTTTATACTTTGTACGACTCTTTAAAAACAACTCAATCTTTAACTCAACATTTAATCTCGGTCAACAATCTTGAAAATAGATTAAAGGACCACCAAGCTTACCTTACAGAAACGATTATAATTGGAGCGGGGGACAATTATTTGGGAGCTGATTCCGTTGGAAAATGGTACCGTAGAAATTTAAGAATTTTTGCGAACGCTTACGATATGACAGATTTTGATACCGAAGAAAGACTTTTGCTAGTTTACGGTTCGGGACACGTTTGGCAATTGAGTCAACTATTTAAGGATTCACCTGATTTTGAATACGTGGAAGCGAATGAATACTTAGCTAAATAA
- a CDS encoding HAD family hydrolase codes for MGIEGVIFDFNGTLFFDTPIHNQAWDIFLKQHSLELKDDEKNKKIHGKNNAEILRSLFSDKLSLEDIKRLSVEKEDIYQSLCLEQEMKLAPGAEELLEYLLLKKIPYTIATASDLYNLKFYFEYLNLSRYFDMTKIVYSDGKVKSKPNPEIFIKAMDILKINADQTLIFEDSTSGIKAAENSNAKKIIIVKSTNDNYDAWNHQIIRSFSEVEKSIFQNNRS; via the coding sequence ATGGGCATAGAAGGAGTAATATTTGATTTTAACGGAACTCTTTTTTTTGATACACCTATACATAATCAAGCTTGGGATATTTTTCTGAAGCAACATTCACTAGAACTAAAAGATGACGAAAAAAATAAAAAGATTCACGGAAAAAATAATGCTGAAATACTAAGAAGTCTGTTTTCAGACAAACTATCTTTAGAAGACATCAAAAGACTAAGTGTTGAAAAAGAAGACATATATCAATCGCTTTGCCTAGAACAGGAAATGAAATTGGCTCCAGGAGCAGAAGAGCTTTTGGAATATTTACTCCTTAAAAAAATTCCTTACACGATTGCAACTGCCTCTGACCTTTATAACTTGAAGTTTTACTTTGAGTATTTAAACTTGTCAAGGTATTTTGATATGACCAAGATTGTTTACAGTGACGGAAAAGTAAAAAGTAAACCGAATCCCGAAATCTTTATAAAGGCAATGGATATTTTAAAAATCAATGCCGATCAAACATTGATTTTTGAAGATTCAACATCCGGAATTAAGGCGGCGGAAAATTCCAATGCTAAAAAAATAATCATCGTAAAATCAACGAATGATAACTATGATGCTTGGAATCACCAAATAATACGTTCGTTTTCAGAAGTTGAAAAGTCAATATTCCAAAATAACCGCAGTTAA
- a CDS encoding tyrosine-type recombinase/integrase produces MYLKLKRSVELSGKSQSTLTNYARCLSHIALHFKCSPLDLDEEQVLDYLHVLKSRHKTPSSSFFKHTVYGLRYAYRISNRKEMQVMLPAIERPKKLPVVLSCREVKQLLKAPKLLKHRLVLALLYGCGLRCFELCNLQLKDLDFDRMMLHVRQGKGRKDRYVPLSRMQIRGLKTYLAAENPCTWCFTGNNTEGRPVPLSTQGVRWIVREARKHSGIQKEVTTHSLRHSYATHLLEMGLDIMSVKDLLGHADIQTTLTYLHVAQLGRQKPFSPLDRLYKE; encoded by the coding sequence TTGTATCTCAAACTAAAACGTTCTGTTGAACTATCGGGCAAAAGCCAAAGCACCCTGACCAACTATGCCCGCTGTCTTTCACACATAGCCCTGCATTTTAAGTGCAGTCCACTCGATCTGGATGAAGAACAGGTGCTGGATTATCTACATGTTTTAAAGTCCCGGCACAAGACCCCGTCGAGCAGCTTCTTCAAGCATACCGTTTATGGTCTGAGGTATGCCTACCGGATATCAAATCGTAAAGAGATGCAGGTAATGCTCCCCGCTATTGAGCGTCCCAAAAAACTCCCTGTAGTTTTAAGTTGTAGGGAAGTAAAGCAACTCTTAAAAGCCCCAAAACTACTGAAGCACCGTCTGGTATTGGCGCTGCTTTATGGCTGCGGACTGCGCTGTTTTGAACTGTGCAACCTACAGTTAAAAGATCTGGATTTTGATCGTATGATGCTTCACGTCCGCCAAGGCAAAGGCAGGAAAGATCGGTATGTACCCTTGTCGAGGATGCAGATCCGCGGACTTAAAACATATCTTGCGGCAGAAAATCCTTGCACCTGGTGCTTCACTGGGAACAATACCGAAGGGCGTCCAGTCCCGCTTTCTACCCAAGGGGTTCGCTGGATTGTACGGGAAGCCCGTAAACATAGTGGTATTCAAAAGGAAGTGACCACCCACAGCCTGCGCCACAGTTATGCTACCCACCTTCTGGAAATGGGCTTGGATATTATGAGTGTAAAGGACCTTTTGGGGCACGCAGATATACAGACCACACTGACCTACCTTCACGTGGCACAACTGGGCAGGCAAAAGCCTTTCAGTCCACTGGATCGGCTCTACAAAGAGTAA
- a CDS encoding IS91 family transposase, whose amino-acid sequence MASAAHEVAQVLNRNRESLADCCATSWQLRTLHALRKCRTAALGGHIDHCTNPSCNTLHLSYNSCRNRHCPKCQGHKREQWIRAREEELLNVPYFHVVFTLPSELNRLCLYEPKLLYGLLFKTSWEVIAGFASNPKFLGAGPGMIAILHTWGQNLSLHPHLHCIVPGGGATKSGKWKPARNKGKYLFPVKAMSKVFRARFVAGLRKKIKTEQPEALYQSLFKKEWVVYCKRPFLGPPQVVEYLGRYTHKIAISNHRIKNLDDSGVVFSVKDYRHGGNKSLMYLSDTEFIRRFALHILPKGFVRIRHYGILSAYHKRKSLDHLGKTLGKVQLQEKPPLQHRICPSCKKGELVTLHTFTARGPPAHWITKLKKYTKAQ is encoded by the coding sequence ATGGCATCCGCTGCTCACGAAGTGGCCCAGGTATTAAATCGCAACAGGGAGTCTTTAGCAGACTGTTGTGCCACCAGCTGGCAACTAAGGACCCTGCACGCCCTGCGCAAATGTCGTACGGCTGCCCTGGGCGGTCACATTGACCACTGCACGAATCCATCCTGTAATACCTTGCACCTGAGCTACAACAGTTGCCGCAACCGGCATTGCCCAAAGTGTCAGGGGCACAAAAGGGAACAATGGATCAGGGCACGGGAAGAAGAGCTCTTGAACGTTCCTTACTTCCACGTGGTATTTACCCTGCCTTCAGAACTCAACCGCCTGTGCCTGTACGAACCCAAACTGCTGTATGGCCTGCTGTTCAAAACTTCATGGGAAGTCATAGCGGGGTTTGCTTCCAATCCTAAGTTTTTAGGTGCCGGTCCCGGGATGATCGCCATCCTGCATACCTGGGGACAGAACCTGTCCCTGCATCCGCACTTGCATTGTATCGTGCCCGGTGGTGGGGCAACCAAAAGTGGTAAGTGGAAACCTGCCCGGAACAAGGGGAAATACCTGTTCCCGGTCAAGGCCATGAGCAAGGTATTCCGTGCCCGCTTTGTTGCAGGGTTACGTAAAAAAATTAAAACAGAACAACCAGAGGCCCTTTACCAAAGCCTGTTCAAAAAAGAGTGGGTCGTCTATTGCAAGCGTCCGTTTTTAGGGCCACCTCAGGTAGTGGAATACCTTGGTCGCTATACCCATAAAATTGCGATCAGCAACCACCGAATCAAAAACCTGGATGACAGCGGCGTGGTGTTTTCGGTAAAAGATTACCGCCACGGGGGAAACAAATCCCTGATGTACCTGAGCGATACTGAATTCATCAGGCGCTTTGCCCTGCACATACTCCCTAAGGGGTTTGTGCGCATCCGCCATTATGGGATATTAAGTGCTTACCATAAACGCAAAAGTCTTGACCACTTGGGTAAAACCCTGGGGAAGGTACAGCTCCAAGAAAAACCGCCCCTGCAACACCGAATCTGCCCATCTTGTAAAAAGGGAGAACTGGTGACCCTGCATACGTTTACCGCACGGGGACCACCGGCACACTGGATCACAAAACTTAAAAAATACACTAAAGCACAGTAA
- a CDS encoding Spy/CpxP family protein refolding chaperone — translation MRKLILAALFLSGITAMAQDHNRKEGRGHIADFTPEQMATLQTKRMTLALDLTSDQQSKIQDMFTKNAAERKAKMEAHKARKEKGETLTDDEKFELENNRLDKAIALKEEMKSILNDQQYDKWAKMGEKKGNHKRGNYRKIRTKKK, via the coding sequence ATGAGAAAGTTAATATTGGCCGCTCTTTTCCTAAGTGGAATAACGGCAATGGCGCAGGACCATAACAGAAAGGAAGGAAGAGGGCATATTGCAGATTTTACTCCAGAACAAATGGCCACCTTACAGACCAAAAGAATGACTTTGGCCTTGGACCTTACATCGGATCAGCAGTCCAAAATCCAAGATATGTTTACCAAAAACGCTGCCGAAAGAAAAGCTAAAATGGAAGCCCACAAAGCCAGAAAAGAAAAAGGGGAAACACTAACGGACGACGAAAAGTTCGAACTAGAGAACAATCGATTGGACAAAGCGATTGCCCTTAAGGAAGAGATGAAATCCATTTTAAATGACCAACAATATGATAAATGGGCAAAAATGGGTGAAAAAAAAGGAAACCATAAAAGGGGAAATTACCGCAAAATCAGAACGAAAAAGAAATAG